A genomic stretch from Pontivivens ytuae includes:
- the pyrC gene encoding dihydroorotase, with amino-acid sequence MRLTLRRPDDWHLHLRDGAMLEGVAPESARDFARALIMPNLVPPVVTGAQAAAYRERILAALPERAAFDPQMTLYLTEDTDPDDVEQAFRSGIIRAVKLYPAGATTNSASGVRDFDKVIPVLERMAEIGLTLCVHGEVTTHEVDIFDREAVFIETVLDPLRCRLPELRVTMEHVTTKDGVDYVMGGEGIACTITTHHLIINRNHMLVGGIRPHYYCLPVAKREEHRLALRAAAVSGHPRVFLGTDSAPHSDDAKENACGCAGVFSATNTMPLLAHVFEEEGALDRLEGFVSLNGAAWYGVSLNAGELVLEKGDATVPFPGKIDTGAGPVTLFDPGFEVRWRVV; translated from the coding sequence ATGCGCCTGACCCTGCGCCGCCCCGATGACTGGCACCTCCACCTGCGCGACGGCGCGATGCTGGAGGGCGTGGCGCCCGAGAGCGCGCGGGACTTCGCACGGGCGCTTATCATGCCGAACCTCGTGCCGCCGGTGGTGACGGGGGCGCAGGCGGCCGCTTATCGCGAGCGCATCCTCGCGGCGTTGCCCGAGCGCGCCGCGTTCGATCCGCAGATGACGCTCTACCTGACCGAGGATACGGATCCCGACGACGTGGAGCAGGCGTTCCGGTCGGGCATCATCCGGGCCGTGAAGCTCTACCCGGCGGGGGCCACCACGAACTCCGCCTCCGGCGTGCGGGACTTCGACAAGGTGATCCCGGTGCTGGAGCGGATGGCCGAGATCGGCCTGACGCTTTGCGTGCACGGCGAGGTCACGACGCACGAGGTCGACATCTTCGACCGGGAAGCGGTGTTCATCGAGACCGTCCTCGACCCGCTGCGCTGCCGCCTACCGGAGCTGCGCGTGACGATGGAGCATGTGACGACGAAGGACGGGGTGGACTACGTGATGGGCGGCGAGGGGATCGCCTGCACGATCACGACGCACCACCTGATCATCAATCGCAACCACATGCTGGTGGGCGGCATCCGACCGCACTACTACTGCCTGCCGGTGGCCAAGCGCGAGGAGCACCGGCTGGCGCTGCGCGCCGCTGCAGTCTCCGGCCATCCGCGGGTGTTCCTCGGCACCGACAGCGCTCCCCATTCCGACGACGCGAAGGAGAATGCGTGCGGCTGCGCCGGCGTGTTCTCGGCCACCAACACGATGCCCCTGCTCGCCCACGTCTTCGAGGAGGAGGGCGCTTTGGACCGGCTGGAGGGCTTTGTCTCGCTGAACGGGGCCGCGTGGTACGGCGTATCCCTGAACGCGGGCGAGCTCGTGCTGGAAAAGGGTGACGCTACAGTGCCGTTCCCGGGCAAGATCGACACGGGCGCTGGGCCGGTGACGCTGTTCGATCCCGGTTTCGAGGTGCGCTGGCGGGTGGTCTGA
- a CDS encoding orotate phosphoribosyltransferase, producing MFANTYPSDEEMARLTARMLLEVGAVNFRADEPYIFTSGIAAPVYIDCRRLISFPRVRSALMDFACAKLTRDVGFEAFDAVAGGETAGIPFSAWIAERLGLPMQYVRKKPKGFGRDAQIEGLIEEGQRVLLVEDLTTDGGSKVKFADAIRTAGASCDHAVVIFYYDIFKDAPEKLRGHGLELHWLATWWDVLAEARAQEAFDAATLDAVEAFLNSPLEWSAAHGGKAETSV from the coding sequence ATGTTCGCCAACACCTACCCGTCCGACGAGGAAATGGCGCGGCTGACCGCGCGGATGCTGCTGGAGGTGGGGGCGGTGAATTTCCGCGCGGACGAACCCTACATCTTCACCTCCGGCATCGCGGCACCGGTCTATATCGACTGCCGCCGGCTGATCTCCTTTCCCCGCGTGCGGTCGGCGCTGATGGACTTCGCCTGTGCGAAGCTGACCCGCGATGTGGGGTTCGAGGCGTTCGATGCGGTAGCGGGTGGCGAGACCGCGGGCATCCCCTTCTCCGCCTGGATCGCGGAGCGGCTTGGTCTGCCGATGCAGTACGTCCGCAAGAAGCCCAAGGGGTTCGGCCGCGACGCGCAGATCGAGGGGTTGATCGAGGAGGGGCAGCGCGTGCTTCTCGTCGAGGATCTGACGACCGACGGCGGCTCCAAGGTGAAGTTCGCCGATGCGATCCGCACCGCCGGGGCGTCCTGCGACCACGCGGTGGTGATCTTCTACTACGACATCTTCAAAGATGCGCCGGAGAAGCTCCGTGGCCACGGGCTGGAGCTGCACTGGCTCGCGACCTGGTGGGACGTGCTGGCCGAGGCGCGGGCGCAGGAAGCGTTTGATGCCGCGACGCTGGATGCGGTCGAAGCGTTCCTGAACTCGCCGCTGGAATGGTCCGCGGCGCATGGGGGCAAGGCCGAGACCTCGGTCTGA
- a CDS encoding OmpA family protein, whose translation MKLKSSTIGGLAVAAILLSACAQAPLGQGPNANRNQGAVLGGLGGAALGQAIGGNTEGTLIGAAIGAGAGALIGSDLDRQEAELRRDLAGSGVDIQNTGQELLVTLPENITFATDSATVMPSFQNQLAALANNLRQFPNSRVSITGHTDSTGSTSYNQGLSERRASSVANVLIQNGVASNRLFVSGAGETQPVASNDTSFGRQQNRRVEIVITPTG comes from the coding sequence ATGAAACTCAAGTCGAGCACCATCGGCGGCCTTGCGGTCGCGGCCATCCTGCTCAGTGCCTGCGCGCAGGCCCCGCTGGGCCAAGGCCCGAATGCAAACCGCAACCAGGGCGCCGTTCTCGGCGGTCTCGGCGGCGCGGCACTCGGCCAGGCCATCGGCGGCAACACCGAAGGCACGCTGATCGGTGCCGCCATCGGTGCAGGCGCGGGCGCGCTCATCGGCTCCGACCTCGACCGTCAGGAGGCCGAGCTGCGGCGCGACCTCGCAGGCTCCGGCGTCGACATCCAGAACACCGGCCAGGAACTGCTCGTCACGCTGCCCGAGAACATCACTTTCGCCACCGACAGCGCGACCGTGATGCCGTCGTTCCAGAACCAGCTCGCAGCACTTGCCAACAACCTGCGCCAGTTCCCGAACTCCCGCGTGTCGATCACGGGTCACACCGACTCGACCGGCTCGACCTCCTACAACCAGGGCCTGTCCGAGCGTCGGGCGAGCTCGGTTGCGAACGTGCTGATCCAGAACGGCGTGGCGTCCAACCGCCTGTTCGTCAGCGGCGCGGGCGAGACGCAGCCGGTGGCCTCCAACGACACCTCCTTCGGCCGTCAGCAGAACCGCCGGGTGGAGATCGTGATCACGCCGACCGGCTGA
- the pip gene encoding prolyl aminopeptidase, translating to MVLEVPGGHRLYVEQSGKSDGIPVVVLHGGPGGGCSPAMRRFFDPNHYRAVLFDQRGCGRSTPHASVDNNTTHDLIADIERIRTRLGIDRWYVFGGSWGATLALLYAQAHPERVRGLILRGVFLMTKGELDWFYNGGAARFWPEEWERFTGLIPPRERGDMIGAYRKRLFGPDRAEQVRYARAWAAWESNLAALETHGRSSGGSGEYARAFSRIENHYFSHNGWIDEGQILRDVARLTGVPGYIVQGRYDMICPPARAHELNRAWPDSELRMIRTAGHALSEPGITAELVAVMEELKDIQHTSA from the coding sequence ATGGTGTTGGAGGTACCAGGCGGTCATCGCCTTTATGTCGAGCAATCGGGCAAGAGCGACGGCATCCCGGTCGTCGTCCTGCATGGCGGGCCGGGGGGCGGATGCAGCCCGGCGATGCGGCGCTTCTTCGACCCCAACCACTATCGCGCGGTCCTGTTCGATCAGCGGGGCTGCGGCCGTTCGACACCGCATGCGAGCGTCGACAACAACACCACACATGACCTGATCGCGGATATCGAGCGCATCCGCACGCGCCTCGGCATCGACCGCTGGTATGTCTTCGGCGGTAGCTGGGGTGCCACGCTGGCGCTGCTCTACGCGCAGGCGCATCCGGAGCGGGTGCGCGGCCTCATCCTGCGCGGCGTCTTCCTGATGACCAAGGGCGAGCTCGACTGGTTCTACAATGGCGGCGCCGCCCGCTTCTGGCCCGAGGAGTGGGAGCGGTTCACCGGCCTCATCCCGCCGCGGGAGCGGGGCGACATGATCGGCGCCTACCGCAAGCGGCTCTTCGGCCCCGACAGGGCGGAGCAGGTCCGCTACGCCCGCGCCTGGGCCGCCTGGGAGTCGAACCTTGCGGCACTCGAGACGCACGGCCGGTCCTCGGGTGGCTCCGGCGAGTACGCCCGGGCCTTCAGCCGGATCGAGAACCATTATTTCAGCCACAACGGCTGGATCGACGAGGGGCAGATCCTGCGCGACGTCGCCCGCCTCACTGGCGTGCCCGGCTACATCGTGCAGGGCCGCTACGACATGATCTGTCCGCCTGCACGCGCGCACGAGCTCAACCGCGCCTGGCCCGACAGCGAGCTGCGGATGATCCGCACCGCCGGTCACGCCCTCTCCGAACCCGGCATCACCGCCGAACTCGTCGCGGTGATGGAAGAATTGAAGGATATCCAGCACACATCGGCGTGA
- the ubiG gene encoding bifunctional 2-polyprenyl-6-hydroxyphenol methylase/3-demethylubiquinol 3-O-methyltransferase UbiG yields MTVQTTVNDGEIAKFQAMAEEWWDEEGKFKPLHMLNPTRLDYITRQIAGEFGRDLAADKPFDGLRLLDIGCGGGLLSEPMARLGAEVVGADAAERNIPVARIHAEQSGLDIDYRHTTAEALAADGEQFDVVLNMEVVEHVEDPALYLKSCADLLKPGGLMVCSTLNRNPKSFLFAIIGAEYVMRWLPKGTHEHSKFITPDELFDLIRGAGLDPVDRTGFKFDFVKWDWGLSSTDLSVNYVTASVKPSA; encoded by the coding sequence ATGACCGTGCAGACCACCGTTAATGACGGCGAAATCGCGAAGTTCCAGGCGATGGCCGAGGAGTGGTGGGATGAGGAGGGAAAGTTCAAGCCGCTCCACATGCTGAACCCCACGCGGCTCGACTACATCACCAGGCAGATCGCCGGGGAATTCGGGCGGGACCTCGCGGCGGACAAGCCCTTCGACGGCCTGCGCCTGCTCGATATCGGCTGCGGCGGCGGGCTGCTCAGCGAGCCGATGGCGCGGCTTGGGGCCGAGGTGGTGGGCGCGGATGCGGCCGAGCGGAACATCCCCGTCGCGCGCATCCACGCGGAGCAGTCCGGCCTCGACATCGACTACCGCCACACCACCGCGGAGGCGCTTGCCGCCGATGGCGAGCAGTTCGACGTCGTGCTCAACATGGAGGTGGTCGAGCATGTGGAGGACCCGGCGCTCTACCTCAAGTCCTGCGCGGACCTGCTGAAACCCGGTGGGCTGATGGTCTGCTCCACGCTCAACCGCAACCCCAAGAGCTTCCTCTTCGCCATCATCGGCGCGGAATACGTGATGCGCTGGCTGCCCAAGGGTACCCACGAGCATTCGAAGTTCATCACACCCGACGAGCTCTTCGACCTCATTCGCGGCGCGGGGCTGGATCCGGTGGACCGTACCGGCTTCAAGTTCGACTTCGTGAAATGGGACTGGGGTCTGTCCTCGACCGATCTGAGCGTGAACTATGTCACCGCGAGCGTGAAGCCGTCGGCCTGA
- a CDS encoding CBS domain-containing protein produces the protein MKVKDAMHEGVQWCAPDTPLAEISKLMAQEDIGSVPIGEDDRLVGMVTDRDICLKAFGNGRDPAKLTARDVMHEGIVYCTTEEQIEDAVHLMESKGVRRLPVINDKKRMVGMLSLGDVSHAVSHELTGELTRAVSAHH, from the coding sequence ATGAAGGTCAAAGACGCGATGCACGAGGGCGTCCAGTGGTGCGCCCCGGACACGCCGCTTGCGGAAATCAGCAAGCTCATGGCGCAGGAGGATATCGGCTCCGTTCCGATCGGCGAGGATGATCGCCTCGTCGGCATGGTGACGGATCGCGATATCTGCCTGAAGGCGTTCGGCAACGGGCGCGATCCGGCGAAGCTGACGGCCCGCGACGTCATGCACGAGGGCATCGTCTACTGCACCACCGAGGAGCAGATCGAGGATGCGGTTCACCTGATGGAATCGAAGGGTGTGCGCCGGCTGCCGGTCATCAACGACAAGAAGCGGATGGTCGGGATGCTGAGCCTCGGCGATGTCAGCCACGCCGTGTCTCATGAGTTGACCGGGGAGCTGACCCGCGCGGTCTCCGCCCACCACTGA
- a CDS encoding ABC transporter substrate-binding protein, translated as MKLLKTLAAASLLATPALAQDDDVTLQLQWVTQAQFAGYYVALENGYYEEEGLDVTIQPGGPDIAPPQVLAGGGADVMLNWMPSALAARERGVPVVNIAQPFKSSGLMLTCWADSGIESPEDFRGKTIGVWFFGNEYPFLSWMSQLGIPTDGGDDGVTVLRQAFNVDPLLQRQADCISTMTYNEYGQVLDAGVGEDELVTFLYEEQGVSTLEDGIYVLEENLEDPAFVDKMVRFVRASMRGWKWAEENPTDAAIIVLDNDATGAQTEAHQIRMMGEIAKLTAGSDGTLDPADYQRTVDTLLAGGSDPVITAEPEGAWTHAITDLALQ; from the coding sequence ATGAAACTGCTGAAGACACTGGCCGCCGCGAGCTTGCTCGCCACTCCGGCGCTTGCCCAGGATGATGACGTCACGCTGCAGCTGCAATGGGTCACGCAGGCCCAGTTCGCGGGCTATTACGTGGCGCTGGAGAACGGCTACTACGAGGAAGAGGGCCTCGACGTGACCATCCAGCCCGGCGGGCCGGATATCGCGCCGCCGCAGGTGCTCGCAGGGGGCGGGGCCGACGTGATGCTCAACTGGATGCCGTCCGCACTCGCCGCGCGGGAGCGGGGCGTGCCGGTGGTCAACATCGCACAGCCCTTCAAGTCCTCGGGCCTCATGCTCACCTGCTGGGCCGACAGCGGCATCGAAAGCCCGGAGGATTTCCGCGGCAAGACGATCGGTGTCTGGTTCTTCGGAAACGAGTATCCGTTCCTGAGCTGGATGAGCCAGCTCGGCATTCCGACCGATGGCGGCGACGACGGCGTGACCGTGCTGCGCCAGGCCTTCAACGTCGACCCACTGCTGCAGCGGCAGGCCGACTGCATCTCCACCATGACCTACAACGAGTACGGTCAGGTTCTGGATGCCGGCGTGGGTGAGGACGAGCTCGTGACCTTCCTCTACGAGGAGCAGGGTGTCTCCACCCTGGAGGACGGCATCTACGTGCTGGAGGAGAACCTCGAGGATCCCGCCTTCGTCGACAAGATGGTCCGCTTCGTGCGCGCCTCGATGCGTGGCTGGAAGTGGGCGGAGGAGAACCCGACCGACGCGGCGATCATCGTGCTCGACAACGACGCGACAGGCGCGCAGACCGAGGCGCACCAGATCCGCATGATGGGCGAGATCGCGAAGCTGACCGCAGGGTCCGACGGCACGCTCGATCCGGCCGACTACCAGCGGACGGTGGACACGCTGCTCGCAGGCGGCTCAGACCCGGTCATCACGGCCGAGCCGGAGGGGGCCTGGACGCACGCGATCACCGATCTGGCGCTCCAGTAA
- a CDS encoding ABC transporter permease, translating into MSGGLVLAALVVWAGGWWMNARLARMRARPGLGLAAPVVFGVTVLLMWELVVRGLNVPGAILPPPSAIGSAFVVNGGTLWEDFVQTFLKGALSGYAIGCGLAFLVALAVDRSGFLKRGLLPIGNFVAALPIIGMAPIFVMWFGFGWQSKAAVVAVMCFFPMLVNTVQGLAAADRMQADLMRTYAASPWQTLAKLKLPAAGPFIFNGLKICTTLALIGAIVAEFFGSPTLGMGFRISTQVGRLALDVVWAVILVAALAGSAFYGLVTLLERAATFWHPSQRGR; encoded by the coding sequence ATGAGCGGCGGTCTCGTCCTCGCAGCACTTGTCGTCTGGGCAGGCGGCTGGTGGATGAATGCGCGGCTCGCGCGGATGCGGGCACGGCCGGGCCTCGGGCTCGCCGCACCGGTGGTCTTCGGCGTCACGGTGCTCCTGATGTGGGAGCTGGTCGTGCGCGGGCTCAACGTGCCCGGAGCGATCCTGCCACCACCCTCGGCCATCGGCAGCGCCTTCGTCGTGAATGGCGGGACGCTGTGGGAGGACTTCGTCCAGACGTTCCTGAAGGGCGCCCTGTCGGGCTATGCCATCGGTTGCGGGCTGGCGTTCCTCGTTGCATTGGCGGTGGATCGGTCGGGGTTCCTGAAGCGGGGCCTCCTGCCCATCGGCAACTTCGTGGCGGCCCTGCCGATCATCGGCATGGCGCCGATCTTCGTGATGTGGTTCGGCTTCGGCTGGCAGTCGAAGGCGGCGGTCGTCGCTGTCATGTGCTTCTTTCCCATGCTGGTGAACACGGTCCAGGGCCTCGCCGCAGCGGACCGGATGCAAGCGGACCTGATGCGGACCTACGCGGCCTCGCCGTGGCAGACGCTCGCGAAGCTCAAGCTGCCCGCCGCCGGACCCTTCATCTTCAACGGTCTGAAGATCTGCACGACGCTCGCCCTGATCGGCGCCATCGTGGCGGAGTTCTTCGGCTCGCCCACGCTCGGCATGGGCTTTCGCATCTCCACCCAGGTCGGGCGGCTCGCGCTCGATGTCGTCTGGGCGGTGATTCTGGTCGCGGCCCTCGCGGGCTCGGCCTTCTACGGGCTGGTAACGCTCCTGGAGAGAGCGGCCACCTTCTGGCACCCGTCGCAACGGGGACGTTGA
- a CDS encoding ABC transporter permease, with amino-acid sequence MRSLIPILTILAAIVAIWYAGAVALNADWARQQAERQERVLTFSELVAETWSQDRPRLPAPHQVAVELWDTTVEQRITSRRSLIHHGWITLSVTLAGFAFGAALGIALAIGIVYNRAMDMSVMPWVIASQTIPILAIAPMIIVVLNSVGMQGFIPKAIIATYLSFFPVTVGMVKGLRAPTQMQLDQMKTWNASGLQGFLRLRLPSSMPYLFTSLKIAIAASLVGTIVGELPTGAVAGLGARLLAGSYYGQTVQIWSALFAAAALAAVLILAVGAVEKFTMRRMGFTR; translated from the coding sequence ATGCGCAGCCTGATCCCGATCCTCACCATTCTCGCAGCGATCGTCGCGATCTGGTACGCGGGTGCGGTCGCCCTGAACGCCGACTGGGCGCGGCAGCAGGCGGAGCGGCAGGAGCGTGTGCTCACCTTCTCCGAGCTGGTCGCGGAGACCTGGAGCCAGGACCGCCCGCGCCTGCCTGCGCCGCATCAGGTGGCGGTGGAGCTGTGGGACACGACCGTGGAGCAGCGGATCACGTCGCGGCGCAGCCTGATCCATCACGGCTGGATCACCTTGTCGGTCACCTTGGCGGGCTTTGCCTTCGGTGCGGCGCTCGGCATCGCGCTGGCTATCGGCATCGTCTACAACCGAGCGATGGACATGAGCGTGATGCCGTGGGTCATCGCCTCGCAGACCATTCCGATCCTGGCGATCGCGCCGATGATCATCGTGGTGCTGAACTCCGTGGGGATGCAGGGCTTTATCCCCAAAGCGATCATCGCGACCTACCTGAGCTTCTTCCCCGTCACGGTCGGCATGGTGAAGGGGCTCAGGGCGCCGACGCAGATGCAACTCGACCAGATGAAGACGTGGAACGCGAGCGGGCTGCAGGGCTTCCTGCGGCTGCGGCTGCCGTCCTCGATGCCGTATCTCTTCACATCGCTGAAGATCGCCATCGCCGCGAGCCTCGTCGGCACCATCGTCGGTGAGCTGCCCACGGGCGCCGTGGCGGGGCTCGGCGCGCGTCTGCTTGCGGGCAGCTATTACGGGCAGACCGTGCAGATCTGGTCCGCGCTGTTCGCGGCAGCGGCGCTGGCCGCAGTCCTGATCCTGGCGGTCGGCGCGGTGGAGAAGTTCACGATGCGGCGCATGGGGTTCACGCGATGA
- a CDS encoding ABC transporter ATP-binding protein — protein sequence MPEPAHATTAPDAATAPAVIEARDLSLTFETNDGPVHALRDVNLTIRKGDFVSFIGPSGCGKTTFLRVAADLEHPTGGTITVNGMSPEEARKSRAYGYVFQAAGLYPWRTIGGNIRLPLEIMGYPKPEQAGRVRRTLELVDLAGFENKYPWQLSGGMQQRASIARALAFDADILLMDEPFGALDEIVRDHLNEQLLALWARTEKTIAFVTHSIPEAVYLSTKIVVMSPRPGRVTDVIESPLPKERPLDIRDTPEFIEIAHRVREGLRAGHVED from the coding sequence ATGCCCGAACCGGCGCACGCAACCACCGCGCCCGATGCGGCCACCGCCCCCGCCGTGATCGAGGCGCGGGACCTGTCCCTGACTTTCGAGACCAATGACGGCCCGGTCCACGCCCTGCGCGACGTGAACCTGACGATCCGCAAGGGCGATTTCGTGAGCTTCATTGGCCCCTCGGGGTGCGGCAAGACCACCTTCCTGCGCGTCGCCGCCGACCTCGAACACCCGACCGGCGGCACCATCACCGTCAACGGCATGAGCCCCGAGGAGGCCCGCAAGTCACGCGCCTATGGCTACGTCTTCCAGGCCGCGGGCCTCTACCCCTGGCGGACCATCGGAGGCAATATCCGTCTGCCGCTGGAGATCATGGGCTACCCGAAGCCCGAACAGGCTGGGCGGGTACGCCGCACGCTGGAGCTCGTGGACCTCGCGGGCTTCGAGAACAAGTACCCCTGGCAACTCTCGGGCGGGATGCAGCAGCGCGCCTCCATCGCGCGCGCGCTCGCCTTCGATGCGGATATCCTGCTGATGGATGAGCCCTTCGGTGCGCTGGACGAGATCGTGCGGGACCATCTCAACGAACAACTCCTCGCACTATGGGCGCGCACGGAGAAGACCATCGCCTTCGTCACCCACTCGATCCCGGAGGCGGTCTACCTCTCCACCAAGATCGTGGTGATGAGCCCCCGCCCCGGCCGCGTGACCGACGTGATCGAGAGCCCGCTGCCGAAGGAGCGCCCGCTCGACATCCGCGACACCCCGGAGTTCATCGAGATCGCGCACCGCGTCCGTGAGGGGCTGCGCGCCGGGCACGTTGAGGACTAG
- the hydA gene encoding dihydropyrimidinase, whose product MTKVIKGGTVVTADRQFTADILIEGEKIAQIGENLTGDEVIDATGAYVIPGGIDPHTHLEMPFMGTTAAETFESGTFAAAAGGTTMLVDFCLPGEDGSLLNAIDDWDRKSKDQICCDISYHMAITGWNETIFDEMEAVVKERGINTFKHFMAYKGALMVEDDEMFASFKRCAELGALPLVHAENGDIVAELQQKYLAEGITGPEGHAYSRPPEVEGEAANRAIMIADAAGTPLYIVHVSCEQAHEAIRRARQKGMRVYGEPLIQHLTLDEGEYFNKDWQYAARRVMSPPFRSKDHQASLWAGLAAGSLQVVATDHAAFTDEQKRMGLDNFTTIPNGTGGLEERMAMLWTTGVETGRLTPEEFVAVTSTNIAKILNIYPLKGGITVGGDADVVVWDPKLSRTVHQSTQKSIIDYNVFEGMEVTASPRYTLSRGDVIWAHGQNSQPQPGRGKFVRRAPFASASKALSKWKSLNSPRKIERNPLNIPSGV is encoded by the coding sequence ATGACCAAAGTCATCAAGGGCGGCACCGTCGTCACCGCGGATCGTCAGTTCACCGCAGATATCCTGATCGAGGGGGAGAAGATCGCGCAGATCGGGGAGAACCTGACCGGCGACGAGGTCATCGATGCCACGGGCGCCTATGTCATCCCCGGCGGGATCGACCCGCATACGCATCTGGAGATGCCCTTCATGGGCACCACCGCGGCCGAGACCTTCGAGAGCGGCACCTTCGCCGCCGCGGCCGGGGGCACCACGATGCTGGTGGACTTCTGCCTGCCGGGCGAGGACGGCTCGCTGCTCAACGCCATCGACGACTGGGACCGCAAGTCGAAGGACCAGATCTGCTGCGACATCTCCTATCACATGGCGATCACCGGCTGGAACGAGACCATCTTCGACGAGATGGAGGCCGTGGTGAAGGAGCGCGGCATCAACACCTTCAAGCACTTCATGGCCTACAAAGGCGCGCTGATGGTGGAGGACGACGAGATGTTCGCCTCCTTCAAGCGGTGCGCAGAACTCGGCGCCCTGCCCCTCGTCCATGCGGAGAACGGCGACATCGTGGCCGAGCTCCAGCAGAAATACCTCGCAGAAGGCATCACCGGCCCCGAGGGCCACGCCTATTCCCGCCCGCCGGAGGTCGAGGGCGAGGCCGCGAACCGCGCCATCATGATCGCGGATGCCGCGGGCACCCCGCTCTACATCGTCCATGTCTCCTGCGAGCAGGCGCACGAGGCGATCCGGCGCGCGCGGCAGAAGGGGATGCGGGTCTATGGCGAGCCACTGATCCAGCACCTGACCCTCGACGAGGGCGAGTATTTCAACAAGGACTGGCAGTACGCCGCGCGCCGGGTGATGAGCCCGCCCTTCCGCTCGAAGGACCACCAGGCCTCGCTCTGGGCCGGTCTCGCGGCGGGGTCCCTGCAGGTGGTGGCGACGGACCACGCCGCCTTCACCGACGAGCAGAAGCGGATGGGCCTCGACAACTTCACCACCATTCCCAACGGCACCGGCGGGCTGGAGGAGCGGATGGCGATGCTCTGGACCACGGGTGTCGAGACCGGGCGCCTGACGCCGGAGGAGTTCGTGGCCGTCACCTCCACCAACATCGCCAAGATCCTCAACATCTACCCGCTGAAGGGCGGGATCACGGTGGGCGGCGATGCGGACGTGGTGGTCTGGGATCCGAAGCTGAGCCGCACGGTCCACCAATCCACGCAGAAATCGATCATCGATTACAACGTGTTCGAGGGGATGGAGGTGACGGCCTCACCACGCTACACCCTGTCGCGCGGTGACGTGATCTGGGCCCACGGCCAGAACTCCCAACCGCAGCCGGGCCGCGGCAAGTTCGTCCGCCGCGCGCCCTTCGCATCCGCCAGCAAGGCCCTGTCGAAATGGAAGAGCCTCAATTCTCCGCGCAAGATCGAACGCAACCCGCTCAACATCCCGAGCGGCGTGTGA